One window of Quercus robur chromosome 5, dhQueRobu3.1, whole genome shotgun sequence genomic DNA carries:
- the LOC126727417 gene encoding F-box protein SKIP27-like, producing the protein MALGKRCGSSLKSKRVVGGEELGLGYVRYTRAFGRKRILISNHFEGLAIDSAPKTPSKKMCGERLGLDSERSLLEALPQDILIRVLCGVNHEDLKQLFHVSKSIREATLIAKQWHFAYSTPSKTQAFRSAIDLENPSELDDEIEAPNAPKQLRPRRSLLPEKKLADISVALFASPDEEHWPRKALFMETEI; encoded by the exons atggcGTTGGGAAAGAGATGCGGCAGTTCTTTGAAATCGAAGCGCGTGGTCGGCGGTGAGGAGCTAGGGCTAGGGTATGTGAGGTACACGAGAGCATTTGGGAGGAAGAGGATTTTAATTTCGAATCATTTTGAGGGTTTGGCGATCGATTCGGCTCCGAAAACGCCGTCGAAGAAAATGTGTGGCGAGAGATTGGGTTTGGATTCTGAAAGGTCTCTTCTCGAAGCCTTGCCTCAGGATATTCTG ATTAGGGTTTTGTGCGGTGTGAATCATGAGGATTTGAAGCAGCTATTCCACGTTTCGAAATCGATTAGAGAAGCT ACTCTGATTGCAAAGCAATGGCATTTCGCGTATAGCACGCCATCAAAGACTCAAGCTTTTCGAAGCGCGATTGATTTGGAGAATCCAAGCGAGTTAGATGAtgaaattgaagctccgaatgCTCCAAAACAGTTGAGGCCTCGTCGGTCGCTGCTGCCGGAGAAGAAGCTGGCCGATATATCAGTGGCATTGTTCGCTTCTCCAGACGAAGAGCATTGGCCGAGAAAAGCACTATTTATGGAAACAGAGATATGA
- the LOC126727418 gene encoding putative FBD-associated F-box protein At1g61330 has translation MAAPKRENQTGSQSPQKRTKKVHNQHQNNLISHIDGVSSNPNRSGNLPDDILDRIFSFLPIKQAVEIGVLSPRFKKSWLFNRKILFDREFARHHDREEYIHIVNHVFNSHVGSRIQSLSLCFDPTAKEHMIERWLKICAEKGIEELDLDFFQGRDVFKISQFLDIKSLTTLKLVYCEVDLSPQLTGLSFLTTLILKKVDLNTETMETLFFHCLLLETVDLWQCCNIQHLKVCARSLKRFKVLKVRHCTEILSIDIDAPTLCSIYYIGNVVKFQFAEVLHLDEVLLNFSPSRCFAKASLVENLVSDLSYANVLTTTSAFLEGLTTRIRDGAFRDLQFRLWNLKEFQLFMEGTSYCNLFDIASFLKNCPSLEKLFLDLNDFSFDCGFYWELHQKQLLQYFPHFFTGLKFIKVKGFKFQKHELELVRFLLGKAVFLETLVLVTPRTGRVRIYEPADAINYKRLIFSWRASRKTNIVLLDHYHDKGPVQPKVSQFG, from the exons ATGGCTGCACCAAAAAGAGAGAACCAAACAGGTTCACAATCACCACAAAAGAGAACCAAGAAGGTTCACAATCAGCACCAAAACAATCTTATTAGTCACATAGATGGTGTTAGTTCAAATCCTAATCGTTCAGGGAACCTTCCTGACGATATTCTTGATAGGATTTTCTCGTTCTTGCCAATCAAACAAGCGGTGGAGATCGGAGTTTTGTCACCAAGGTTTAAGAAATCTTGGCTTTTCAATCGTAAAATACTGTTTGACAGAGAGTTTGCTAGACATCATGATCGTGAGGAGTATATTCACATAGTAAACCATGTTTTCAATTCTCACGTGGGTTCGAGAATTCAAAGCCTAAGTTTGTGTTTTGATCCCACAGCTAAGGAACACATGATTGAGAGATGGCTCAAAATATGCGCTGAAAAAGGCATTGAAGAGCttgatttagatttttttcaaGGGAGAGATGTTTTTAAGATTTCACAGTTTCTTGACATCAAATCATTGACAACATTGAAACTAGTTTACTGTGAAGTTGATCTTTCACCACAGTTGACAGGTTTGAGTTTCTTGACCACTCTCATCCTTAAGAAAGTCGATCTCAACACTGAAACGATGGAAACCTTGTTTTTCCATTGTTTACTCCTTGAGACTGTGGACCTATGGCAGTGTTGTAATATTCAACATTTGAAGGTTTGTGCTAGGAGCCTTAAGAGGTTTAAGGTCTTGAAAGTTAGGCATTGCACTGAAATTTTGAGCATTGATATCGATGCCCCGACTCTATGCtcaatttattatattgggAATGTTGTTAAATTTCAATTTGCTGAGGTCTTGCACTTGGATGAAGTGTTGCTTAATTTCTCTCCTTCTAGATGTTTTGCAAAGGCCTCTCTAGTGGAAAATTTGGTATCTGATCTCTCTTATGCTAATGTTCTGACTACAACTAGTGCATTTCTTGAg GGCTTGACAACAAGAATTCGAGATGGAGCTTTTCGAGATTTGCAATTCAGATTATGGAATTTGAAGGAATTTCAGTTATTCATGGAAGGTACAAGCTATTGCAATCTTTTTGATATTGCTTCTTTTCTCAAGAATTGCCCGAGCCTAGAGAAACTGTTTCTTGAT CtcaatgatttttcttttgactgCGGGTTTTACTGGGAATTACATCAGAAGCAACTACTTCAGTACTTCCCTCACTTCTTCACTGGTCTCAAATTCATTAAAGTGAaaggtttcaagtttcaaaagcaTGAACTAGAGTTGGTGAGGTTTCTCCTAGGGAAGGCAGTATTCTTGGAGACTCTAGTTCTAGTCACTCCTAGAACTGGCCGTGTAAGAATATATGAACCTGCAGATGCAATAAATTACAAAAGACTTATTTTCTCTTGGAGAGCGTCTCGAAAAACCAATATAGTTCTACTTGATCATTATCATGACAAGGGTCCTGTTCAACCAAAAGTTTCACAGTTTGGATAG